A single region of the Buteo buteo chromosome 16, bButBut1.hap1.1, whole genome shotgun sequence genome encodes:
- the CDCA8 gene encoding borealin: MAPGRKKAGASARRRKLAAFLKDFDREVRSRAEQLRTNGQRLVKEVENLYNIEILRLPLALREMNWLDYLAKGGSKKVLEEAATADLEITEINKLTAEVIQTPLKIIKKVGKSKQDIEAIEEEAEPPLLPLAKKAKHDSQCLPELEAENVNPRTGKAKASTKKVPVSRSKRAPSARVKRMSKRPSKNNFITPATGRIVDVCARGGTSMITPKFDSRIFKTPGLRTPAVNERVYTISANGSPLADSNDIFITVPVGGGESIRLTASDLTKKNLLHLNPEAQGSMKKLSVRLAQACSVAKTHR; this comes from the exons ATGGCTCCCGGGCGAAAGAAGGCTGGCGCGAGCGCGCGCCGCAGGAAGCTGGCGGCCTTCCTGAAGGACTTCGACCGCGAGG TGAGGAGCCGGGCGGAGCAGCTGCGGACGAACGGGCAGCGCCTCGTCAAGGAGGTGGAGAACCTCTACAACATCGAGATCCTGCGGCTGCCGCTGGCGCTCCGCGAGATGAACTGGCTGGACTACCTCG CTAAAGGAGGAAGCAAAAAGGTGCTGGAAGAGGCAGCAACG GCAGACttggaaataacagaaataaacaagTTAACAGCAGAAGTTATCCAGACTCCTTTAAAAATCATCAAGAAAG TGGGAAAATCGAAGCAAGATATTGAGGCTATTGAAGAAGAAGCAGAGCCTCCTTTGCTTCCTctagcaaagaaagcaaaacatgatAGCCAATGTCTTCCAGAGCTAGAAGCTGAAAATGTTAATCCAAGAACTGGAAAG GCGAAGGCATCCACTAAGAAAGTGCCAGTGTCCAGGAGCAAAAGAGCTCCTTCAGCAAGAGTGAAGCGCATGAGTAAAAG ACCAAGCAAAAACAACTTTATCACTCCAGCTACTGGTAGAATTGTTGATGTCTGTGCTCGAGGAGGTACCTCCATGATCACACCCAAATTTGATTCCAG aattttcAAGACACCGGGTTTGCGCACACCCGCAGTAAATGAACGTGTTTACACCATCTCTGCCAATGGCAGCCCCCTTGCTGACAGCAACGATATCTTCATTACAGTCCCTGTTGGAGGAGGGGAG agcATTCGTTTGACAGCAAGTGATTTGACCAAGAAGAATCTTCTTCATCTGAATCCAGAGGCCCAAGGAAGTATGAAGAAGCTATCA GTTCGTCTCGCACAAGCTTGCAGTGTTGCAAAAACCCATAGATGA
- the AIRIM gene encoding AFG2-interacting ribosome maturation factor isoform X3 has translation MAAAAALAAALREWAAAAARQDAAWRAAMAAWAPLLVSLAGLAAQMRAAQRLAWGGSPLGPFGDLRARLWRKQRGAAEALLEQLGGRRAELRAVRDAVGAGVAAVLRLYEERAAELGLAAALRRGPRCPSLADALEGLQDVERYYRQLKVPGEQAAAAPHPLRQPGRHGGPAAVLGEDFGALQGRRHSRYAS, from the exons atggcggcggcggcggcgctggcggcggcgctgcgggagtgggcggcggcggcggcgcggcagGACGCGGCCTGGCGGGCGGCGATGGCCGCCTGGGCGCCGCTGCTGGTCTCGCTGGCCGGGCTGGCGGCGCAGATGCGGGCGGCGCAGCGGCTGGCGTGGGGCGGCTCGCCGCTGGGCCCCTTCGGCGACCTGCGGGCGCGGCTGTGGCGGAAGCAGCGCGGCGCGGCCGAGGCGCTGCTGGAGCAGCTCGGCGGCCGGcg GGCGGAGCTGCGGGCCGTGCGGGACGCCGTGGGGGCCGGCGTGGCCGCCGTGCTGCGGCTGTACGAGGAGCGGGCGGCGGAGCTGGGCCTGGCGGCGGCCCTGCGGCGCGGGCCGCGCTGCCCCTCGCTGGCTGACgcgctggaggggctgcaggacgTGGAGCGGTACTACCGGCAGCT GAAGGTACCTGGAgagcaagctgctgctgctccgcATCCGCTGCGACAGCCTGGCAGACATGGAGGCCCTGCCGCAGTCTTGGGAGAGGATTTTGGCGCGCTACAAGGAAGACGTCATTCAAG ATACGCTTCTTAA
- the AIRIM gene encoding AFG2-interacting ribosome maturation factor isoform X2, with amino-acid sequence MAAAAALAAALREWAAAAARQDAAWRAAMAAWAPLLVSLAGLAAQMRAAQRLAWGGSPLGPFGDLRARLWRKQRGAAEALLEQLGGRRAELRAVRDAVGAGVAAVLRLYEERAAELGLAAALRRGPRCPSLADALEGLQDVERYYRQLYLESKLLLLRIRCDSLADMEALPQSWERILARYKEDVIQDTLLKISLFVDNQRELCCSPGS; translated from the exons atggcggcggcggcggcgctggcggcggcgctgcgggagtgggcggcggcggcggcgcggcagGACGCGGCCTGGCGGGCGGCGATGGCCGCCTGGGCGCCGCTGCTGGTCTCGCTGGCCGGGCTGGCGGCGCAGATGCGGGCGGCGCAGCGGCTGGCGTGGGGCGGCTCGCCGCTGGGCCCCTTCGGCGACCTGCGGGCGCGGCTGTGGCGGAAGCAGCGCGGCGCGGCCGAGGCGCTGCTGGAGCAGCTCGGCGGCCGGcg GGCGGAGCTGCGGGCCGTGCGGGACGCCGTGGGGGCCGGCGTGGCCGCCGTGCTGCGGCTGTACGAGGAGCGGGCGGCGGAGCTGGGCCTGGCGGCGGCCCTGCGGCGCGGGCCGCGCTGCCCCTCGCTGGCTGACgcgctggaggggctgcaggacgTGGAGCGGTACTACCGGCAGCT GTACCTGGAgagcaagctgctgctgctccgcATCCGCTGCGACAGCCTGGCAGACATGGAGGCCCTGCCGCAGTCTTGGGAGAGGATTTTGGCGCGCTACAAGGAAGACGTCATTCAAG ATACGCTTCTTAAGATCTCTCTGTTTGTGGACAACCAGCGAGAGCTGTGCTGCTCACCAGGCTCCTGA
- the AIRIM gene encoding AFG2-interacting ribosome maturation factor isoform X1 yields MAAAAALAAALREWAAAAARQDAAWRAAMAAWAPLLVSLAGLAAQMRAAQRLAWGGSPLGPFGDLRARLWRKQRGAAEALLEQLGGRRAELRAVRDAVGAGVAAVLRLYEERAAELGLAAALRRGPRCPSLADALEGLQDVERYYRQLYPSAGVGWAAPAGAFVSLLSLAGRKVPGEQAAAAPHPLRQPGRHGGPAAVLGEDFGALQGRRHSRYAS; encoded by the exons atggcggcggcggcggcgctggcggcggcgctgcgggagtgggcggcggcggcggcgcggcagGACGCGGCCTGGCGGGCGGCGATGGCCGCCTGGGCGCCGCTGCTGGTCTCGCTGGCCGGGCTGGCGGCGCAGATGCGGGCGGCGCAGCGGCTGGCGTGGGGCGGCTCGCCGCTGGGCCCCTTCGGCGACCTGCGGGCGCGGCTGTGGCGGAAGCAGCGCGGCGCGGCCGAGGCGCTGCTGGAGCAGCTCGGCGGCCGGcg GGCGGAGCTGCGGGCCGTGCGGGACGCCGTGGGGGCCGGCGTGGCCGCCGTGCTGCGGCTGTACGAGGAGCGGGCGGCGGAGCTGGGCCTGGCGGCGGCCCTGCGGCGCGGGCCGCGCTGCCCCTCGCTGGCTGACgcgctggaggggctgcaggacgTGGAGCGGTACTACCGGCAGCTGTATCCTTCTGCTGGGGTCGGGTGGGCAGCGCCGGCGGGTGCCTTTGTCTCTTTGTTGTCCTTAGCGGGCAGGAAGGTACCTGGAgagcaagctgctgctgctccgcATCCGCTGCGACAGCCTGGCAGACATGGAGGCCCTGCCGCAGTCTTGGGAGAGGATTTTGGCGCGCTACAAGGAAGACGTCATTCAAG ATACGCTTCTTAA